A section of the Methanosarcina mazei S-6 genome encodes:
- the uvrB gene encoding excinuclease ABC subunit UvrB, whose translation MKVSSQTTGELAENKFETIYDERYWESPPFKLVSDFEPKGSQPEAIEKLVDGLKKGEPFQTLLGVTGSGKTYTVANVINQIRKPTLVIAHNKTLAAQLYNEFREFFPENRVEYFVSYYDYYQPESYLPAKDQYIEKDAMINPKIEQMRLAATASLMSRQDVIVVASVSCIYGLGNPENFQKMGFELKVGDKVHRKEILEKLIDIQFERNDLELMPGRFRVKGDTIDIIPGYFDDIIRIELFGDEVDRISEVDKQTGQRKEDMDYFFVYPARHYVIPEEEQKSAIQFILEELEERLPELGLLESHRLKQRTLYDMEMIQETGSCKGIENYSRHFDHRQPGEKPFCLLDYFPDDFLLVIDESHQTIPQLHGMYNGDRSRKKSLVDYGFRLPSAFDNRPLKFEEFEKYMKNVIFVSATPADYEREHSSRVVEQIIRPTGLVDPEVEVRPLEGQVRDVMQEIRKIVERGDRALVTTLTKKLAEELTEFLAKNEIKARYLHSDIKTIERTEIIRELRLGKFDVLVGINLLREGLDIPEVGFIGILDADKEGFLRNSKSLIQIIGRAARNSSSRVVLYADNMTDSIKSAVQETERRRSMQIAYNEEHGIVPTTIRKPIREKVVDITDTKHIPKTDIPNVIIELDAEMREAADRLDFERAIQVRELIKKLEKEIKAV comes from the coding sequence ACTTGTGGACGGACTGAAGAAAGGAGAGCCGTTCCAGACCCTTCTCGGGGTGACAGGGTCAGGTAAGACCTATACAGTTGCAAATGTTATAAACCAGATCCGAAAACCTACTCTCGTTATTGCCCACAATAAAACCCTTGCTGCTCAGTTATATAATGAGTTCAGGGAATTCTTCCCTGAAAACCGCGTTGAATATTTTGTCTCATATTACGATTATTACCAGCCAGAGTCCTATCTCCCAGCAAAAGACCAGTATATTGAAAAAGATGCAATGATAAACCCGAAAATCGAACAGATGCGCCTTGCAGCCACAGCTTCCCTGATGTCAAGGCAGGACGTGATTGTGGTGGCATCCGTGTCCTGCATCTACGGTCTGGGAAATCCTGAAAACTTCCAGAAGATGGGTTTTGAACTTAAAGTTGGGGATAAGGTTCACAGAAAGGAAATCCTTGAGAAACTGATCGACATCCAGTTTGAGAGAAACGACCTTGAACTCATGCCAGGGCGCTTCAGAGTAAAAGGAGATACAATTGATATCATTCCCGGTTACTTTGATGACATAATCAGGATAGAACTTTTCGGGGACGAGGTGGACCGGATTTCCGAAGTGGACAAGCAAACCGGGCAGAGAAAAGAGGATATGGACTATTTCTTCGTCTATCCTGCCAGGCACTATGTTATCCCTGAAGAGGAACAGAAAAGCGCAATCCAGTTTATTCTTGAAGAACTTGAAGAACGTCTTCCCGAACTCGGGTTGCTTGAGTCCCACAGGTTAAAGCAGCGCACGCTCTATGATATGGAAATGATCCAGGAAACCGGCAGCTGCAAGGGGATAGAAAACTATTCAAGGCATTTTGACCATAGACAGCCTGGAGAGAAGCCTTTCTGCCTGCTTGACTATTTCCCGGATGACTTCCTTCTGGTTATTGATGAGAGCCACCAGACGATTCCGCAGCTGCACGGGATGTATAATGGGGACAGGTCAAGGAAAAAGAGCCTTGTAGATTACGGTTTCAGGCTTCCAAGTGCTTTTGACAACAGGCCCCTTAAGTTTGAAGAATTTGAAAAATACATGAAAAATGTGATCTTTGTCTCGGCAACACCTGCAGACTACGAGCGTGAACATTCTTCCCGGGTCGTGGAACAGATCATCCGCCCGACAGGCCTTGTTGACCCTGAGGTTGAAGTGCGTCCCCTTGAAGGCCAGGTCAGGGACGTTATGCAGGAGATCAGGAAAATAGTGGAGAGGGGAGATCGCGCCCTTGTGACCACGCTTACCAAAAAGCTAGCAGAAGAACTAACTGAATTCCTGGCGAAAAATGAGATCAAGGCACGCTACCTGCACTCGGATATAAAGACCATTGAAAGGACGGAAATTATCCGCGAACTGCGCCTCGGCAAGTTTGATGTACTTGTCGGTATCAACCTGCTCAGGGAAGGGCTTGATATTCCTGAAGTCGGCTTCATTGGAATCCTTGATGCAGACAAAGAAGGTTTCCTCAGGAACTCAAAGAGCCTTATCCAGATTATAGGCAGAGCAGCACGGAACTCCAGCTCAAGGGTCGTCCTCTATGCCGACAACATGACCGATTCCATCAAATCAGCAGTTCAGGAAACCGAGCGCCGCCGTTCAATGCAAATAGCTTACAACGAAGAACACGGCATTGTCCCTACAACCATCAGAAAACCAATTCGAGAAAAAGTTGTGGATATCACGGATACAAAACATATTCCGAAAACCGATATTCCAAACGTGATTATCGAACTGGATGCAGAGATGAGGGAAGCTGCTGACAGGCTGGACTTCGAGCGTGCAATCCAGGTCAGGGAACTTATAAAGAAGCTGGAAAAAGAGATAAAAGCAGTGTGA
- a CDS encoding flavin reductase family protein produces the protein MKLKPGKREQIFPLPVALISTISKNGVRNVAPWSNITPILRPLEEVILASWIKRDTLMNIRETGEFVINIPRAGMEEAVMVCSRNYPPEVDEFEMAGLKTRPSEKVKVPGVEGCIAWAECILVEEILREKFSLIIGKVVNLEVDDDFFDEEGKMDFEKAKPLSCILGPKGLTFTCPGSTGKSADYSEMFLGGKGS, from the coding sequence ATGAAATTAAAGCCAGGTAAAAGAGAACAGATATTTCCCCTTCCTGTTGCCCTTATTTCCACTATCTCGAAGAATGGGGTCCGGAATGTAGCTCCGTGGTCCAATATAACTCCAATCCTCCGCCCCCTCGAGGAAGTAATACTTGCTTCATGGATAAAGCGAGATACTCTCATGAACATCCGTGAAACAGGAGAATTTGTTATAAATATACCTCGTGCAGGAATGGAAGAAGCTGTTATGGTCTGCTCCCGGAATTATCCGCCGGAGGTTGACGAGTTTGAAATGGCCGGGCTGAAGACCCGTCCTTCTGAAAAAGTTAAGGTTCCCGGTGTTGAAGGGTGCATTGCCTGGGCGGAATGTATCCTTGTAGAGGAGATCCTGAGAGAAAAGTTCTCCCTCATCATAGGAAAAGTCGTAAACCTGGAAGTTGACGATGACTTTTTTGACGAAGAAGGCAAGATGGATTTCGAAAAAGCAAAACCACTGTCCTGCATCCTGGGACCAAAAGGACTTACTTTTACCTGCCCAGGAAGCACCGGCAAGTCAGCAGACTATTCTGAGATGTTTCTCGGAGGAAAGGGGTCTTAA
- a CDS encoding PEF-CTERM sorting domain-containing protein, with product MRLKIINGTLILLCLILLTGTALAADYSAVLDTCNEAGGENIQYVTASISGDVATFTTKGIGTYPTGWFDVAGLPEGVTVVSVQDKDGNTLIRGDDYTVSTSANIDGFRYPGTHTKIVFSTADFTSSTSSPEEKARLSQVKVKFSGTFTYPEALAFGAHVAWGIAINGLDSAKYMGYGGTTTQVPEFPTMALPVAAILGLMFIFGRKKQE from the coding sequence GTGAGGTTAAAAATCATAAATGGAACGTTGATATTGCTATGTCTCATTTTGTTGACAGGTACAGCTTTAGCTGCTGATTATTCTGCTGTGCTTGATACGTGTAATGAAGCTGGCGGTGAAAATATACAATATGTTACTGCAAGTATTTCAGGCGATGTGGCAACTTTTACCACGAAGGGAATAGGTACTTATCCGACTGGTTGGTTTGATGTGGCAGGCCTTCCTGAAGGCGTAACAGTGGTTTCAGTGCAAGATAAAGATGGCAATACTCTAATCCGCGGCGACGATTATACAGTAAGTACAAGTGCTAATATTGATGGTTTTCGATATCCAGGTACTCATACTAAAATAGTCTTTTCTACAGCTGACTTTACTAGTAGCACTTCGAGTCCAGAAGAGAAGGCTAGACTTTCTCAAGTCAAAGTTAAATTTTCTGGGACATTTACGTATCCTGAAGCGCTAGCTTTTGGTGCTCATGTTGCTTGGGGAATAGCAATAAATGGTCTGGACAGTGCTAAATACATGGGTTATGGTGGTACTACTACACAAGTTCCTGAATTCCCCACAATGGCCCTTCCTGTTGCAGCAATACTGGGTCTAATGTTTATTTTCGGGCGCAAAAAACAAGAATAA
- a CDS encoding metallophosphoesterase, which yields MTDKRGNNGKTGLLFPAIFTIFVSIYAAGNYYVGLRFFQSIQSLIEPYSLFYWSGYAFLVISLFAGRLGKRFYPGYVNDLFAVTGNYWVGAVYYSLLIWAGIDVLHFLTSLIFPATRIIKYPSFYFGLAVLLLVFLLLLYGTWNARHPRIVHYDITIKKSVPDLPELHAVMVSDIHLGLVVDKDRLKEMVNRINELDPDVVFLAGDTIDEDVRLFASNKMPEILKKLKSRYGVYAVLGNHEYIGGNNELAVEYLQQAGIHVLVDKCIKVNNHFYVAGRDDRVAGRMNGKKRLELSRLVDGIDHTLPIILLDHQPINLKEGQLNGIDLQLSGHTHAGQFFPNTLISKRVFENSWGYLKKGECQIIVSAGFGTWGPPIRIGSNSEITDIKISFV from the coding sequence ATGACAGACAAAAGAGGGAATAACGGAAAAACAGGTTTACTTTTTCCCGCTATTTTTACTATTTTTGTCTCAATCTATGCTGCCGGAAATTACTATGTAGGTTTGCGCTTTTTTCAATCAATACAGAGCCTTATAGAGCCTTATTCTTTGTTCTACTGGAGCGGTTATGCGTTTCTTGTGATATCGCTTTTTGCAGGCAGGTTAGGAAAGAGGTTTTATCCCGGATACGTTAATGATCTCTTTGCTGTAACGGGAAACTACTGGGTTGGTGCTGTTTATTATTCGCTCCTGATATGGGCTGGTATTGACGTTCTTCATTTCTTAACCAGTCTCATCTTCCCCGCTACTCGGATAATTAAATACCCCTCATTTTACTTTGGACTTGCAGTTTTGCTTCTTGTCTTTCTTCTTTTGCTATACGGAACCTGGAATGCGCGTCATCCGCGCATCGTACACTACGATATCACAATCAAAAAATCAGTACCTGATTTACCAGAGCTCCATGCTGTCATGGTATCCGACATACACCTTGGTCTGGTTGTTGATAAAGATCGCCTCAAAGAGATGGTTAACAGAATTAACGAACTTGATCCGGATGTCGTATTTCTTGCCGGAGATACTATAGATGAAGATGTAAGGCTATTTGCCAGCAATAAAATGCCGGAGATATTGAAAAAGTTGAAATCCAGATACGGCGTGTATGCAGTTCTTGGAAACCATGAATACATTGGCGGCAATAATGAGCTGGCAGTGGAATATCTGCAACAGGCTGGCATTCATGTACTGGTTGACAAATGCATAAAAGTAAATAACCATTTTTATGTAGCTGGTCGAGATGACCGGGTGGCAGGCAGAATGAATGGAAAAAAGCGACTGGAGCTGTCCAGGCTTGTAGATGGCATAGATCACACTCTTCCGATCATTTTGCTAGACCACCAGCCCATTAATCTGAAGGAGGGACAGCTAAATGGAATCGATTTACAGTTATCCGGGCATACGCACGCTGGACAGTTTTTTCCCAATACTTTAATCTCTAAACGTGTATTCGAAAACAGCTGGGGTTATTTAAAAAAGGGAGAATGTCAAATAATTGTTTCAGCCGGTTTCGGCACATGGGGTCCTCCAATACGAATTGGCAGCAATTCCGAAATCACAGATATAAAAATTTCTTTCGTGTGA
- a CDS encoding TIGR04083 family peptide-modifying radical SAM enzyme — MPFHVMLIPTLGCPANCNYCWSSEEKSPIMSIETIKEVVEWLKIFRQDSVTFTFHGGEPLLAGEKFYREALPLLAEGLSPRNIAFAIQTNLWKLTPEIAEIFARYNVPIGSSLDGPQELNDLQRGKGYYEKTMKGYEIAKDHGLTVRFIATFTSHSVKFKEDIFNFYLEKDLTLKLHPCLPSLKGDNPEKWALDPVEYGNLLIYLLDKYLENLGRIEVMNIDHMCKCVFTGRGTVCTFVDCMGDTFAVGPDGGIYPCYRFVGMPEYVMGNVHDRPTMADLAQSDAWKLMHKYKEFVDSACSKCAHIKYCRGGCPYNALVPTDGEIKAVDPHCIAYKMIFDEITDRVNQEMFGSGGMDMFMPQTMSPSKPGIMSLMLKKI; from the coding sequence ATGCCTTTTCATGTGATGCTGATCCCTACCCTTGGCTGTCCCGCTAACTGTAATTATTGCTGGAGTTCGGAAGAAAAATCTCCTATCATGAGCATCGAAACCATTAAAGAGGTGGTTGAATGGCTCAAAATATTCAGGCAGGATTCCGTTACTTTTACTTTTCATGGCGGAGAGCCGCTCCTTGCAGGAGAGAAATTTTACAGGGAAGCCTTGCCGTTACTTGCTGAAGGTTTAAGTCCCAGAAATATTGCTTTTGCCATACAGACAAACCTCTGGAAACTTACACCTGAAATAGCCGAGATTTTTGCCAGGTACAATGTCCCTATCGGTTCCAGTCTGGACGGCCCTCAGGAGCTTAACGACCTTCAGAGGGGAAAGGGCTACTATGAAAAGACCATGAAAGGCTATGAAATTGCAAAGGATCACGGGCTTACTGTGAGATTCATCGCAACCTTCACATCCCATTCCGTGAAATTCAAAGAGGATATTTTCAATTTTTACCTGGAAAAAGACCTGACACTTAAACTGCACCCCTGCCTGCCGTCTTTAAAAGGTGACAACCCGGAAAAATGGGCACTTGACCCTGTGGAATACGGGAATCTTTTAATTTACCTTCTTGATAAGTACCTCGAAAACCTGGGCAGGATTGAAGTCATGAATATTGACCATATGTGCAAATGCGTTTTCACAGGCAGAGGCACTGTCTGCACCTTCGTAGACTGCATGGGAGATACTTTTGCGGTTGGCCCAGACGGAGGCATATACCCCTGCTACCGCTTTGTAGGCATGCCAGAATATGTCATGGGAAACGTTCACGACCGCCCGACCATGGCAGACCTTGCTCAATCTGACGCCTGGAAGCTCATGCATAAATATAAGGAATTTGTGGACAGTGCATGCAGCAAATGCGCCCATATCAAATACTGCAGGGGTGGGTGCCCTTACAACGCTCTGGTGCCCACGGACGGGGAAATAAAAGCTGTTGACCCGCACTGCATTGCTTATAAAATGATTTTTGACGAAATAACTGATCGGGTGAACCAGGAGATGTTCGGATCAGGCGGAATGGATATGTTTATGCCACAGACAATGAGCCCTTCAAAGCCAGGAATCATGTCTCTCATGCTTAAGAAAATTTAA
- a CDS encoding inorganic diphosphatase produces MKIVIETPKYSFWKYQKTDKGYERAFFSPLPTIFNYGFIEGTTGPDGMEEDVVVLGPRLPRGSTLERENFDGTVMFLDNSIRDDKKLVYISGFRSPVVLAFYFRLYALFKIFLYAFREGKISRCRFEGIVLEGSDRKNCHN; encoded by the coding sequence ATGAAAATAGTAATAGAAACTCCCAAATACAGTTTTTGGAAATACCAGAAAACAGACAAAGGCTACGAAAGAGCTTTCTTTTCTCCCTTACCCACGATCTTTAATTACGGCTTCATTGAAGGCACAACAGGCCCGGACGGCATGGAAGAGGATGTAGTTGTGCTGGGACCCCGCCTCCCCAGAGGGAGTACGCTTGAAAGAGAGAACTTTGACGGAACAGTAATGTTCCTTGACAATTCTATCAGGGATGATAAGAAACTGGTATATATAAGCGGCTTTCGCTCTCCAGTCGTGCTGGCTTTTTATTTCAGGCTTTATGCGCTTTTCAAGATTTTTCTTTATGCTTTTCGTGAAGGGAAAATTTCAAGATGCAGGTTTGAAGGAATCGTGCTCGAGGGATCTGATAGAAAAAACTGTCATAACTAA